The proteins below are encoded in one region of Octopus sinensis unplaced genomic scaffold, ASM634580v1 Contig18900, whole genome shotgun sequence:
- the LOC115231799 gene encoding G1/S-specific cyclin-E2-like, with translation MYSKTTNSLSQLSKRNLNIDPSFNELPAKKIHRNPISKSLNDKENYCSGQFISLHPKPESKQTKIIKLWLEIESKHCPPNSFKPLNVTCYARAKLIHWLMKVTKTFQHDREIFYLSVDILDRYLALSYTKMSELQLVGITCLFLAAKFESDDFCCVSDYSGMTADAFTSKDVIAMEIKILFALDWALQVPTPFLWLKLFLQSYFSDDIDIPNYSQYKLIQSSKVFKK, from the coding sequence ATGTACTCTAAAACTACAAACAGCCTCTCTCAATTAAGTAAACGGAATCTCAACATTGATCCTTCCTTTAATGAGCTACCAGCCAAGAAAATCCACCGGAATCCAATTTCCAAGTCCTTAAATGATAAGGAAAACTACTGTTCAGGACAGTTCATAAGCCTTCATCCTAAACCTGAGAGCAAGCAAACCAAgatcataaaattgtggttaGAGATTGAGTCCAAGCACTGTCCTCCAAATTCCTTCAAGCCCTTGAACGTGACCTGTTATGCAAGGGCGAAACTGATTCACTGGCTCATGAAAGTGACCAAAACTTTTCAACACGACCGGGAAATATTTTACCTTTCCGTTGATATTTTGGACAGATATCTTGCGTTGAGTTACACTAAAATGTCTGAACTACAACTTGTTGGAATCACTTGTCTCTTTTTGGCAGCAAAATTCGAGTCTGACGATTTTTGTTGTGTGTCTGACTACTCTGGCATGACAGCAGATGCCTTTACTTCCAAAGATGTGATTGCTATGGAAATTAAGATCCTTTTTGCCTTGGACTGGGCGCTTCAAGTCCCCACTCCTTTTCTGTGGCTCAAGCTGTTTTTGCAGTCATATTTCTCTGACGATATTGATATTCCAAATTATTCCCAGTACAAGCTGATTCAGAGTTCCAAAGTATTCAAGAAGTGA
- the LOC115231800 gene encoding 14-3-3 protein homolog 2-like, whose translation MAEVLSTDARQYYVDESKEAYEQALSIAQNFAVNDTGRLGLALNASVFYYEILEEKDKACSLAKMTFDEAIESLDDLTGFLNSEVSLILQLIQDNYKNWTDKKDGWK comes from the coding sequence ATGGCCGAGGTCCTCTCGACGGATGCCCGCCAATACTACGTGGACGAGTCCAAGGAGGCATACGAACAAGCCCTGTCCATCGCCCAAAACTTTGCTGTGAACGACACTGGGCGACTTGGCCTGGCTCTCAACGCCTCGGTCTTTTACTACGAAATACTGGAGGAGAAGGACAAGGCCTGCAGTCTGGCCAAAATGACCTTCGATGAGGCCATTGAGTccttggatgatttgactgggtTTTTGAATTCGGAGGTGTCTTTGATCCTTCAACTAATTCAAGATAATTACAAAAACTGGACTGACAAGAAGGATGGGTGGAAATAA